Proteins encoded in a region of the bacterium genome:
- a CDS encoding glucose 1-dehydrogenase, whose amino-acid sequence MTLLNGKIGLVTGSAQGLGAAVARLAATEGSKIVLGDVQAERGEEVAHEIRAAGGEAFFLRTDVSNSADCEGLVAAAADRFGGLDWACNNAISGAGDFGPLDTLEERNWDRTLDVGLKGVFLGMKAQVPAMLQSGGGSIINVTTAAALKGEAMLAAYVAAKGGVHSLTMTAAAEYSARGVRINSVAPGGMETPAIQRYFDRFPDFKDQTVAAHAMRRLGRPEEVAEPVIWLASDRASFVTGSCLVCDGGSLVNSHLL is encoded by the coding sequence GTGACACTCCTCAACGGGAAGATCGGACTCGTAACCGGCAGCGCGCAGGGGCTTGGTGCCGCCGTGGCGCGGCTCGCGGCCACCGAAGGCTCGAAGATCGTGCTCGGCGACGTCCAGGCCGAGCGCGGCGAAGAGGTCGCCCATGAGATCCGTGCCGCTGGAGGCGAGGCGTTCTTCCTGCGCACCGATGTCAGCAATTCCGCGGATTGCGAGGGATTGGTCGCTGCGGCCGCCGACCGCTTCGGAGGCCTCGATTGGGCCTGCAACAACGCCATCTCCGGCGCGGGTGATTTCGGCCCCCTCGATACGCTCGAGGAGCGCAACTGGGATCGCACGCTCGATGTGGGCCTGAAGGGCGTCTTCCTCGGCATGAAGGCCCAGGTACCGGCCATGCTGCAAAGTGGCGGCGGCTCGATCATCAACGTGACGACTGCGGCCGCATTGAAGGGCGAGGCCATGCTCGCCGCCTACGTTGCGGCCAAGGGCGGTGTGCACTCCCTGACGATGACGGCTGCCGCAGAATACTCGGCGCGGGGCGTCCGCATCAATTCGGTGGCGCCGGGCGGGATGGAGACACCTGCGATCCAGCGCTACTTCGATCGGTTTCCCGACTTCAAGGACCAGACCGTGGCGGCTCATGCCATGCGACGCCTCGGCCGCCCGGAGGAGGTCGCCGAGCCCGTCATCTGGCTGGCATCCGATCGCGCCTCCTTCGTCACGGGTAGCTGTCTCGTGTGCGACGGCGGCTCTCTCGTCAATTCCCACCTCCTCTAG